TACAGCATCATCCCAAATAGCAAACGTTAATTCCCTGGATGTAGAAACTATACTCGTTATTAGCTTGTCGTCCTTTTTTAAGCTATCGTAGGTACCCAGGTTCTTTTTTTCAGGTGTAGGAATGTATTCCTGGAAGCTCAGTTGCCGCATGGTGTCCGGTGAAGAATACAATTGTGCCACAATGAAATTGGCGGCACTGTCTGCCGAACTATTAAAATCGAGTGATAGTTTTTTATAATAAAATTGAATATCTAATTTCCCCTTATTAGGAACAGCATCTCCAAAATTTTCGGCAAACAATGCCAGCAGGTTTAAACCTGTATCCAGCAAGCACTCGTTGCTATATTTTTTCTTGCCAACATAAGCCTGGTCAATTATGGTTCTTCCATTCAATGCAACTGAAACAATATCATTATCTGTTTTCTTGCTGCTGGTTAATTCCAATAATCCATCCCTGTTTCTAAAAATAATAGTATCTAACAACCCAAAATATGCAGGTGATATAGTCGGACTTAAGATACGTTGGCAATCATCACTTACCCATCCACGATCATTAATCTTTCTAAGCTTAACGTCATCAGTTTCAAAAAACTCTTTTAAGCACAATGCCGTAGAAATATATTTTTTACTAAGCTTGTTTAATCCCGGAAAAACAGTTGGATTTTTTTTTGCTTCCATCCGGATAGCAGTTAAAATTGGTGAACCTTTCAGATCTCTGCTATAATCAAAAACTCCATTCAAACATATCGGTAAATTATCAAGACTAAAAGGTTTTTCATATAAAGGGTATTTGTTTTTACTAATAGCTAATTGGCGAATATTTTTCTTCACCAACAAAAACTCATACTCTGCAACAAAGCTGTCGCAGCTTAATTTTATATGTGCAGGAAACAGAATACTATTTTGAGGAGTTGCAATATTTAATTCTAATTTTATTACAGAACCGGTAGAAGAAGGATATTCCATACGCCATGTTCCCGTAAAATCATTTATTTGAGCGAATGCAGAATGCGCAAAGAAACAATTACAAAAAGAGAACAGAAAAATCAACCAATACTTCATTTTTGCAATAAGAGTTTACTGAAAAATAGTTTAAATTTGAGTAAACAGCAAATTACTGTCATAATCTTCAATAAATAAACCCCTTGAGAACAAGGGGTCGTTAGTTTGACATAGGATTTGATAAACGACTTAGTCTAACGATCGCACACATCAACAATATTTCGATAAGACAGCCCAAATGAATTAAGGAAGCAAGTTGATTGATGCGTTCTGTTGTTTACTCAGACATAAAGTAGCTTTATCAACGTAAAATTAATTCTCTCTTTATATACTATTAATACCCTATTTGTGTACTACAACAAATAGCTCTATCCATCAAAACCATTGGGTTAATGATACTTTTGCTGAAATATCTTATTAAAAAGGAAGCTTGATATTAAACCCGTTTCAATTGTTTTTCATAAACCAGGTAACTCCAGGGAGGCATTTCAAAATAGCGTTCTTTTTCAAATGAATATTCTTCGGAAGTAAAAATATTTTTAAAATTGCCAACGATAGTGTCGTTATAAATACGCGGCCAAATGTATTCGTTACTTAAATTCAATAAAACCAAAACTGCATCATTTTCTTTTTTACGTATATACGATATGACTTGCATTGGTTTATCGTTACTTAAAATCTCTATAGCTGCATCTATATCTGCAGCGCTCATGGCTGCATTATTTGAATGCAGGTTCAATAATGTTTTATAAAAAACATGTAGCTTCATTTTATCTGTCCATTCAATAATATCTTTTTCAAAAAAGGCTAATTTTTTCCTGTTCGGCGCTTCTTGCCCGCTATATATCAAAGGAATTCCATTATACGTACAACTGAACACAGCTAAAGCTTTTGCTGCATCACCAAACTTATCATACTCTGTTCCCGTGTGGCTGTTTTCATCATGATTACTGGTATAGTACAACCGAAAAGCTGTTGCCGGAAAATCTTTTTTATACTTATCTAAAACAGAATACAATCCGTTCATATCTGTATAGCCTTTGCAATAATCTTCTGTTTTATGCATCCATTCCCAGGTGTAGCTTGCATCAAATACTTCATGATATGAAATATCTTCTGTCTCTGCCAGCCAAAATAAACCGGGTTTTATCGTATCAATTTCCGTTCTTGCTGCTTCCCAAAAATCAAGCGGTACTAAATGCGCCATATCGCAGCGATAACCATCTATATTACATTCCGTCAACCAAAATTTCATAGCATCGATCATTGCTTTACGCAGATCCGGGTTATCATAATTCAATTTGCTTACATCATCCCAATCATAAGGATGCATGATATTCCCTTTATCGTCCTGTACAAAATAATCCCGATGTTCGCCGATCCATACATTATCATTACTGGAATGGTTAGCCACCCAGTCTATAATTACTTTTAATTCCAGGGTATGCGCCTGCTGTACCAATTCTTTAAAATCGGCAATAGATCCAAATTCCGGGTTTG
The Ferruginibacter albus DNA segment above includes these coding regions:
- a CDS encoding alpha-amylase family glycosyl hydrolase codes for the protein MIISKHPVAKWVHHTNIYEVNLRQYTQEGTFSAFAKEMPRLKDMGVEVLWFMPIHPIGKLDRKGVLGSYYSIENYLDTNPEFGSIADFKELVQQAHTLELKVIIDWVANHSSNDNVWIGEHRDYFVQDDKGNIMHPYDWDDVSKLNYDNPDLRKAMIDAMKFWLTECNIDGYRCDMAHLVPLDFWEAARTEIDTIKPGLFWLAETEDISYHEVFDASYTWEWMHKTEDYCKGYTDMNGLYSVLDKYKKDFPATAFRLYYTSNHDENSHTGTEYDKFGDAAKALAVFSCTYNGIPLIYSGQEAPNRKKLAFFEKDIIEWTDKMKLHVFYKTLLNLHSNNAAMSAADIDAAIEILSNDKPMQVISYIRKKENDAVLVLLNLSNEYIWPRIYNDTIVGNFKNIFTSEEYSFEKERYFEMPPWSYLVYEKQLKRV